The following coding sequences lie in one Colias croceus chromosome 1, ilColCroc2.1 genomic window:
- the LOC123691011 gene encoding tax1-binding protein 3 homolog has protein sequence MAKMAFQHQAGTAMECLSIPITLQKEAGVDAEGREVMKCGFKIGGGIDQDYRKSPQGYTDNGIYVTEVHEGSPAAKAGLRMHDKILQCNGYDFTMVTHKKAVSYIKKHPVLNLLVARKGVTST, from the exons ATGGCGAAAATGGCATTTCAGCACCAGGCCGGAACGGCTATGGAGTGTCTCAGC ATACCAATAACTCTCCAAAAAGAAGCTGGAGTCGACGCTGAAGGACGCGAAGTAATGAAATGCGGCTTCAAAATAGGAGGCGGTATTGATCAAGATTACCGTAAAAGCCCGCAGGGCTATACTGACAAC ggTATATATGTAACAGAAGTTCATGAAGGCAGTCCAGCAGCAAAAGCTGGTTTACGAATGCATGATAAAATCCTACAATGTAATGGATATGATTTTACTATGGTGACACATAAAAAGGCTGTTAGTTACATCAAAAAACATCCAGTATTAAATCTTTTAGTAGCAAGAAAAGGTGTAACATCGACTTAA
- the LOC123691021 gene encoding NADH dehydrogenase [ubiquinone] 1 alpha subcomplex subunit 5 codes for MGLLKKTTGLMGLAVNPNPHHTLGALYGKILRTLQKMPEQSVYRKYTEQIVKERAAVLQQTKDSYEIENKINCGQAEELIIQAENELNLARKMLTWKPWEPLVSKPPKGQWDWPPTKA; via the exons ATGGGTTTATTGAAAAAg ACTACGGGCCTAATGGGCTTAGCGGTGAACCCAAATCCCCATCATACACTTGGGGCACTATATGGTAAAATTCTTAGAACACTGCAAAAAATGCCCGAGCAATCGGTGTACAGAAAATATACAGAACAAATTGTCAAAGAGAGGGCTGCAGTTCTTCAACAG ACCAAGGACAGCTATgagatagaaaataaaataaattgtgggCAAGCTGAAGAATTAATTATACAGGCTGAAAATGAGTTGAATTTAGCTCGCAAAATGCTTACTTGGAAGCCATGGGAACCACTAGTGTCTAAACCTCCTAAGGGTCAGTGGGATTGGCCCCCTACTAAAGcttaa